A region of Spiribacter roseus DNA encodes the following proteins:
- the ileS gene encoding isoleucine--tRNA ligase, with protein MSDYKDTLNLPRTAFPMRAGLAKSEPRRLARWREEDVYERLREARRGRTRYVLHDGPPYANGSIHIGHAVNKILKDVIVKSRSLDGFDSVYVPGWDCHGLPIEHKVEQTIGKAGEAVSERAFRDACREFATEQVAGQSEDFQRLGVLGDWQNPYLTMAPRTEANILRALGEIVRNGHLKRGFKPVHWCMDCGSALAEAEVEYEAHTSPAVDVRFRALDGEGLARRCGASVDVGDAPVSVMIWTTTPWTIPANQAVALHPQFDYVLVSVEHGREYMLLAEALHETALARYGIEHFGIVGRCRGEHLEELTLVHPFLDRHVPLIMGEHVTTEAGTGAVHTAPDHGADDFEVGQAYHLPLENPIDDAGRFRGGEFAGQFVFDANRGIVERLEASGALAHHEPYAHSYPHCWRHKTPILFRATPQWFLNLEASQVRARTLDALPQVNWHPAWGEERMAAMIANRPEWCISRQRNWGVPIALFIDRETGEPHPQTDRLIEAVAQRMEQDGIDAWFELDPRELLGDEAERYEKVTDILDVWFDSGTTHATVLRGRDDLQWPADLYLEGSDQYRGWFQSSLLTGMMIDGRPPYKTVLTHGFTVDEQGRKMSKSKGNVVAPQSVMNALGADILRLWVASSDYTGEIAVSDDILKRTADAYRRLRNTARFLLANLDGFEPSANALAPGQMLALDRWVVDRALQLQEAIIDDAQRFDFHQLYQRVHHFCVLDLGGFYLDVIKDRQYTTGADSLPRRSAQTAMWHIAEALVRWLMPVLSFTADEIWEHLPGEHAGTVLEAEWYGGLTPLDDGLMNRAFWEDVLTLRDAVAKRIEAMRNDQQLGATLEAEVDLYCPEPLAARWQALGDELRFVLITSAARVHPLSEADDQARAAHLGDGTRFLFSVQASGHDKCERCWHRRADVGEDRDHPAICSRCVSNIAGDGETRRFV; from the coding sequence GTGAGCGATTACAAGGACACCCTCAACCTTCCAAGGACCGCATTCCCGATGCGCGCCGGCTTGGCCAAGAGCGAGCCCCGGCGCCTGGCGCGCTGGCGCGAGGAGGACGTCTACGAGCGTCTGCGTGAGGCGCGCCGCGGGCGGACCCGTTATGTACTGCATGACGGGCCACCCTACGCCAATGGCAGCATTCATATCGGCCATGCCGTCAACAAGATCCTCAAGGATGTGATCGTCAAAAGCCGCAGTCTGGATGGCTTCGATTCGGTCTATGTGCCGGGCTGGGACTGCCATGGCCTGCCCATCGAGCATAAGGTCGAGCAGACCATCGGCAAGGCCGGCGAAGCGGTCAGCGAGCGCGCTTTCCGCGATGCCTGCCGCGAGTTCGCCACCGAGCAGGTCGCCGGGCAGAGCGAGGATTTCCAGCGCCTGGGCGTGCTCGGCGACTGGCAGAACCCGTATCTGACCATGGCCCCCCGGACCGAGGCGAACATCCTGCGGGCGCTGGGCGAGATCGTGCGGAATGGCCATCTCAAACGCGGCTTCAAGCCCGTGCACTGGTGCATGGACTGCGGCTCGGCACTGGCCGAGGCCGAAGTCGAGTACGAGGCCCATACCTCGCCCGCCGTCGATGTGCGGTTCCGCGCGCTGGATGGCGAGGGGCTTGCGCGGCGCTGTGGGGCCAGTGTCGACGTGGGCGACGCGCCGGTCTCAGTCATGATCTGGACCACCACACCGTGGACGATCCCGGCCAATCAGGCGGTGGCGCTGCACCCGCAGTTCGACTACGTGCTGGTGTCCGTCGAGCATGGCCGCGAGTACATGCTGCTGGCCGAGGCCCTGCACGAAACCGCGCTGGCCCGTTATGGCATCGAGCATTTCGGTATCGTCGGACGGTGCCGGGGCGAGCATCTCGAGGAACTCACCCTCGTGCATCCATTCCTGGACCGCCATGTGCCGCTGATCATGGGCGAGCACGTCACCACCGAGGCCGGCACCGGAGCGGTTCATACGGCGCCCGACCACGGTGCCGACGATTTCGAGGTGGGTCAGGCCTACCACCTGCCGCTGGAAAACCCCATCGACGACGCCGGACGCTTCCGCGGCGGCGAGTTCGCCGGGCAGTTCGTGTTTGATGCCAACCGCGGCATCGTCGAACGCCTCGAGGCGTCGGGGGCCCTTGCCCATCACGAGCCCTATGCCCACAGCTATCCGCACTGCTGGCGGCACAAGACACCGATCCTGTTCCGCGCGACCCCGCAGTGGTTTCTCAACCTCGAGGCATCGCAGGTCCGTGCCCGTACCCTCGACGCACTGCCGCAGGTGAACTGGCATCCCGCCTGGGGCGAGGAGCGCATGGCCGCCATGATCGCCAACCGGCCCGAGTGGTGCATCTCGCGACAGCGTAACTGGGGAGTGCCGATCGCGCTTTTCATCGACCGCGAGACGGGCGAACCGCATCCGCAGACTGATCGCCTGATCGAGGCAGTGGCGCAGCGCATGGAACAGGACGGGATCGATGCCTGGTTCGAGCTCGACCCCCGGGAGCTGCTGGGTGACGAAGCCGAGCGCTACGAAAAGGTCACCGATATCCTCGACGTCTGGTTCGACTCCGGGACCACGCACGCCACGGTGCTGCGCGGGCGGGATGACCTGCAGTGGCCGGCCGACCTCTATCTGGAGGGCAGCGACCAGTACCGCGGCTGGTTCCAGTCGTCACTGCTCACCGGCATGATGATCGACGGCAGGCCGCCGTATAAGACCGTGCTCACCCACGGCTTCACGGTGGATGAGCAGGGCCGGAAGATGTCCAAGTCAAAGGGGAACGTCGTCGCGCCCCAGTCGGTCATGAACGCCTTGGGGGCGGATATCCTGCGACTCTGGGTGGCCTCGTCGGATTACACCGGCGAGATCGCGGTGTCCGACGATATCCTCAAACGCACCGCCGATGCCTATCGCCGGCTGCGCAACACGGCGCGTTTCCTGCTGGCCAATCTGGACGGCTTCGAACCGTCCGCCAATGCCCTCGCGCCCGGGCAGATGCTGGCCCTTGACCGCTGGGTGGTCGACCGCGCCCTGCAGCTGCAGGAGGCCATTATCGATGATGCCCAGCGCTTCGACTTCCATCAGCTCTACCAGCGCGTTCACCATTTCTGCGTGCTTGATCTGGGCGGTTTCTACCTGGATGTCATCAAGGATCGCCAGTACACCACCGGGGCGGACAGTCTCCCGCGGCGTTCCGCGCAGACGGCCATGTGGCATATCGCCGAGGCACTGGTCCGCTGGCTGATGCCGGTGCTGTCCTTCACCGCCGACGAAATCTGGGAGCATCTGCCCGGCGAGCATGCCGGGACGGTCCTGGAGGCCGAGTGGTACGGGGGGCTGACGCCGCTCGACGACGGGCTGATGAACCGGGCTTTCTGGGAGGATGTCCTGACGCTGCGCGACGCGGTGGCCAAACGGATCGAGGCCATGCGCAACGACCAGCAGCTGGGCGCGACACTTGAAGCCGAGGTTGATCTGTACTGCCCTGAGCCGCTGGCGGCGCGCTGGCAGGCCCTGGGTGATGAGCTGCGCTTTGTCCTGATCACCTCCGCGGCGCGGGTGCATCCGCTATCCGAGGCGGATGACCAGGCCCGGGCCGCGCATCTGGGCGACGGGACGCGGTTTCTGTTCAGCGTCCAGGCAAGCGGGCATGACAAGTGCGAGCGTTGCTGGCACCGGCGCGCCGATGTGGGAGAGGATCGGGACCATCCGGCAATCTGCTCGCGCTGTGTCAGCAATATCGCCGGCGACGGTGAGACACGCCGGTTCGTCTGA